The Ictalurus furcatus strain D&B chromosome 5, Billie_1.0, whole genome shotgun sequence genome includes a region encoding these proteins:
- the agtpbp1 gene encoding cytosolic carboxypeptidase 1 isoform X4, giving the protein MNKPKMAMEKGIPSSSRVLMLLGQLERFNGETLHSDSEAIRQVTGKILHLIQTQEKTHKEIMAKGSSGMEVILSTLENTRDLQTTLSVLGILNELLTVGGGRRIGVFVSKGGTGILLQLLISSGRETSPSEELMLQIHALLAKVGPKDRKFGIKARLIGALNVTVNLLKQNLQNYKLLLPCIQVLRVYASNSVNGVSLGKSGVVEMMFKVIGPYSKKNTTLLKVALDTVAVLLKSKMNARRAVDRGHMPALLAIYQDWHQNDTRHRHVLIRKSILGCIKNLTNIKLGRKAFIDADGMRILYNTSTECLPVRTLDPLVNISSLIMRKCFPKNRLPVPTIKSVFHYPLPHVPASGPVAQLYSQPPGVDDVVDESDDNEDTEIDTENEEDEKDHKSQNHDVETDLNKLRPRQIPIRPFDELRPFECFFPEFSEDFQDYDFETNKSMSPPAPEAPKHQKHSIVIPTAQTKPRNKSSHQNQGDKPLDLDGISIAKAPERELVHGLSRLLLDTSDPVNGGSCVEAGLQEEGGEQAELEVPDTAALLPLHDPDLYLEMVKGTFSVPGYTEVAYPDYFGHVAPSFREHIFERVYGVQRAKIFQDIERLIHPSDIMDKVVYDLDLQSCPLIDDGESLKFNSQFESGNLRKAIQVRKFEYDLVLNSDINSNHYHQWFYFEVSGMRVGVPYRFNIINCEKSNSQFNYGMQALMYSVQEAIRGSPRWVRTGSDICYYKNHFSRSSIAAGGQKGKSYYTITFTVTFHHKDDVCYFAYHYPYTYSTLKMHLQKLHALCTPHIYYRQQQLCKTLGGNDCPLLTITAMPESSSNDHVCQFKNRPLVFLSARVHPGETNASWVMKGTLEFLMSSGPLAQSLRESYIFKIIPMLNPDGVINGNHRCSLSGEDLNRQWQNPSAELHPTIYHTKSLLQYLSAIGRAPLVFCDYHGHSRKKNVFMYGCSVKETVWQTNVSASSCDLQEDLGYRLSIHTHVALPYHTTCFL; this is encoded by the exons ATGAATAAACCCAAAATGGCAATGGAGAAAGG CATCCCCAGCAGTTCCCGGGTGCTGATGTTACTCGGGCAGTTGGAGAGGTTCAATGGAGAGACCCTGCACTCCGACAGTGAGGCCATCAGACAGGTGACCGGCAAAATCCTGCACCTCATCCAGACTCAAG AGAAGACGCATAAGGAGATCATGGCTAAAGGCTCGAGTGGGATGGAGGTCATTCTCTCAACTCTAGAG AACACAAGGGATTTGCAGACAACTCTGAGCGTCCTGGGGATTCTGAATGAGCTGTTGACTGTGG GTGGCGGCCGCAGGATTGGCGTGTTCGTATCTAAAGGAGGAACCGGCATCCTCCTGCAGTTACTGATCAGCTCCGGCAGAGAAACGTCTCCCAGTGAAGAGCTCATGCTGCAGATCCACGCTCTACTAGCCAAAGTCGGGCCTAAAG ACAGGAAGTTTGGAATTAAAGCACGGCTGATCGGGGCTCTGAACGTGACCGTGAATCTGCTGAAACAAAACCTGCAGAATTACAAACTGCTGCTGCCGTGTATACAAGTTCTCCGCGTCTACGCCAGCAACT CGGTGAACGGCGTGTCTCTGGGAAAGAGCGGCGTCGTGGAGATGATGTTCAAAGTCATCGGACCCTACAGCAAGAAGAACACCACTCTGCTGAA AGTGGCCCTTGATACGGTGGCAGTATTGCTGAAATCAA aaATGAATGCCCGGCGGGCGGTAGACAGGGGACACATGCCAGCTCTGCTCGCCATCTATCAGGACTGGCACCAGAACGACACACGCCACAGACACGTGCTGATTCGCAAGAGCATTCTGGGTTGCATCAAAAACCTCACCAACATCAAGCTGGGTAGAAAGGCTTTCATCGACGCAGATGGCATGAGGATTCTCTACAACACATCTACT GAGTGTTTGCCTGTTAGGACTTTGGATCCTCTAGTCAACATTTCCAGCCTGATCATGAGAAAGTGCTTTCCAAAGAACCGCTTGCCTGTGCCCACCATTAAGAGCGTCTTTCATTACCCACTACCACACGTTCCAGCCAGCGGACCCGTAGCTCAACTCTACAGTCAGCCCCCGGGGG tggaTGACGTTGTAGATGAGAGTGATGATAACGAGGACACAGAGATTGACACggagaatgaggaggatgagaaggACCACAAGTCACAG AATCATGATGTCGAGACTGATCTCAACAAACTACGACCCAGACAGATACCCATACGCCCATTTGATGAATTAAGACCTTTCGAGTGTTTCTTTCCGGAATTTTCTGAGGATTTTCAG GACTATGATTTTGAGACTAACAAATCCATGTCCCCTCCCGCTCCTGAAGCTCCAAAGCACCAAAAACACTCTATAGTCATCCCCACAGCTCAGACCAAACCCAGAAACAAATCCTCACACCAGAACCAGGGAGATAAACCACTGGATCTGGACGGCATCTCAATCGCCAAAGCTCCAGAGCGGGAGCTGGTACACGGTCTGAGCCGGCTGCTTCTTGACACGTCCGATCCGGTGAATGGAGGAAGCTGTGTGGAGGCGGGGCTTCAGGAAGAGGGTGGGGAGCAGGCGGAGCTCGAGGTGCCCGATACTGCCGCCCTTCTGCCTCTGCATGACCCCGATCTGTACCTGGAGATGGTGAAGGGAACGTTCTCTGTGCCTGGGTACACTGAGGTGGCGTATCCGGATTATTTTGGTCACGTAGCACCCAGCTTTCGTGAGCACATTTTCGAGAGGGTTTATGGTGTCCAGAG GGCAAAAATCTTCCAGGATATTGAGAGGCTCATTCACCCCAGTGACATCATGGATAAAGTTGTGTATGACCTTGACCTGCAGAG ctgtccGTTAATCGATGACGGCGAGTCTCTGAAGTTCAACTCGCAGTTTGAATCGGGGAACTTGCGCAAAGCAATTCAAGTCAGAAA GTTCGAGTATGACTTGGTGCTAAACTCGGACATCAATAGTAATCACTATCATCAGTGGTTCTACTTTGAGGTGAGCGGAATGCGTGTGGGGGTACCGTATCGCTTCAACATCATCAACTGTGAAAAATCCAACAGCCAGTTCAACTACG GCATGCAGGCGCTCATGTACTCTGTACAGGAAGCGATCAGGGGAAGCCCTCGCTGGGTTCGTACTGGATCTGACATCTGCTACTACAA GAACCATTTCTCACGGAGCTCCATCGCAGCTGGGGGTCAGAAAGGCAAATCCTATTACACCATCACCTTTACTGTGACCTTTCATCACAAGGATGACGTCTGTTACTTTGCCTATCATTACCCGTACACCTACTCGACCCTGAAG ATGCATCTCCAGAAGCTGCACGCTCTGTGCACGCCTCACATCTACTACAGACAGCAGCAGCTTTGTAAGACGCTCGGCGGAAACGACTGCCCTCtgctgaccatcacagccatgcCGGAGTCCTCCAGCAACGACCACGTCTGCCAGTTCA AGAACCGGCCGCTTGTGTTCCTCTCCGCACGCGTTCACCCCGGAGAGACCAACGCCAGCTGGGTGATGAAGGGCACGCTGGAGTTCCTGATGAGCTCTGGCCCTCTGGCACAAAGCCTTCGAGAGAGCTACATCTTCAAAATCATCCCTATGCTCAACCCAGACGGGGTCATCAATGGAAA TCACAGGTGTTCTCTGAGCGGCGAGGATCTGAACAGACAGTGGCAGAACCCCAGTGCGGAGCTTCACCCCACCATCTACCACACCAAGAGTCTGCTGCAGTACCTCAGCGCTATCGGGAGAGCACCACTg gtattcTGTGACTACCACGGCCACTCGAGGAAGAAGAATGTGTTCATGTACGGCTGCAGTGTAAAGGAGACGGTGTGGCAGACCAACGTCAGTGCCAGCTCCTGTGACCTGCAGGAGGATCTGGGATAcagg CTGTCGATTCATACCCATgtagctctcccctatcacacgACGTGCTTTCTATGA